Proteins from a genomic interval of Xylocopa sonorina isolate GNS202 chromosome 6, iyXylSono1_principal, whole genome shotgun sequence:
- the LOC143424726 gene encoding meso-2,3-butanediol dehydrogenase, with protein sequence MSFAGKVVLITGASSGIGEATAIHLSQLGALLSLSGRNVQKLNEVAVQCKSGKPLIVPGELTNEADVENIVQSTIKHYGKLDILVNNAGMLESGSIENTSLEQYDRTFNVNVRSVYNLTMLAVPYIVKTKGNIVNVSSVTGLRSFPGILAYCMSKAAIDQFTRCVALDLAPKQVRVNAVNPGVIITNLHKSSGMTDEQLKAFYERSKETHALGRAGDVNEVAKAIAYLASDGASFITGATLSVDGGRHIMCPR encoded by the exons ATGTCATTCGCTGGAAAGGTCGTGCTAATAACCGGAGCTAGTTCTGGTATTGGGGAAGCAACTGCTATACACCTTTCACAATTAGGTgcattattatcattatcagGTCGTAATGTACAAAAGTTAAATGAAGTTGCTGTGCAATGTAAATCTGGCAAACCATTGATTGTACCTGGAGAATTAACTAATGAAGCAGATGTTGAAAATATTGTTCAGTCTACCATTAAACATTATGGTAAATTAGACATTTTAGTTAATAATGCTGGTATGTTAGAAAGCGGAAGCATAGAAAACACTTCATTGGAACAATATGACAG AACTTTCAATGTAAATGTACGTTCGGTATATAATTTAACAATGTTAGCCGTTCCATACATTGTAAAAACTAAAGGTAATATTGTGAATGTATCAAGTGTCACTGGATTAAGATCTTTCCCAGGGATCTTGGCATATTGTATGAGTAAAGCAGCAATTGATCAATTCACACGATGCGTAGCTCTTGACCTTGCACCAAAACAA GTGAGGGTAAATGCTGTGAACCCAGGTGTAATAATAACAAACCTCCACAAATCTAGTGGGATGACAGATGAACAATTAAAAGCATTTTACGAACGTTCCAAAGAAACTCATGCGCTTGGTAGAGCTGGAGATGTTAATGAAGTTGCTAAAGCAATTGCATATTTAGCAAGTGATGGTGCCAGCTTTATTACAGGGGCAACATTATCTGTTGATGGGGGAAGACATATC